One genomic window of Thermococcus sp. Bubb.Bath includes the following:
- a CDS encoding 4-phosphopantoate--beta-alanine ligase, producing MVKIPKSHPRYWSLYYREKVIEGMEKGMTAKAGLIAHGRGEAFDYIIGERTIEPVERAMRAAVAKLILADHPVISVNGNVAALVPKETIELAKALCAKLEINLFYRTEERVKAIAEELRKYDPDIELLGINPTKRIPGLEHERGKVDEEGIWKADVVVVPLEDGDRTEALVAMGKFVITIDLNPLSRSARMADITIVDNIVRAYPRMTELAREMKDYSRDELLKIVKEYDNGRTLSDVLIYMRDRLTRLAEEGIWRRKELSL from the coding sequence ATGGTGAAAATCCCGAAGAGTCACCCCCGCTACTGGAGCCTGTATTACCGAGAGAAAGTAATTGAGGGAATGGAGAAAGGAATGACAGCAAAGGCCGGCCTCATAGCCCATGGGAGGGGCGAGGCCTTCGACTACATTATTGGGGAGAGGACGATAGAACCGGTCGAGAGGGCGATGAGAGCGGCAGTTGCGAAGCTGATCCTCGCGGACCACCCGGTCATCTCAGTCAACGGCAACGTTGCGGCTCTGGTTCCAAAGGAGACCATAGAACTCGCTAAGGCCCTCTGTGCGAAGCTTGAGATTAACCTGTTCTACCGCACGGAGGAGCGCGTTAAAGCTATCGCCGAAGAGCTCAGGAAGTACGACCCGGATATTGAACTCCTTGGGATAAACCCGACGAAGAGGATTCCTGGACTGGAGCACGAACGCGGAAAGGTCGATGAGGAGGGTATATGGAAGGCCGACGTGGTTGTCGTGCCCCTTGAGGACGGCGACAGAACGGAAGCTTTGGTTGCGATGGGCAAGTTCGTGATAACCATCGACCTCAACCCACTCTCAAGGAGCGCCAGAATGGCCGACATAACAATAGTGGACAACATAGTGAGGGCATACCCCAGGATGACCGAGCTCGCGAGGGAGATGAAGGACTACAGCAGGGATGAGCTGTTGAAGATAGTTAAAGAATACGACAACGGGAGAACACTGAGCGACGTTTTGATTTACATGAGGGACAGGCTCACGAGGCTGGCTGAGGAGGGAATATGGAGGAGAAAGGAGCTCAGTCTTTAA
- a CDS encoding helix-turn-helix domain-containing protein — protein sequence MLDKEKEVLARRIAGEITLSSDPGKTMRKWREIFGISQTELADHLGVSSSVISDYEGGRRKSPGATTIKKFVEALLAIDESRGGSVIKAFSRTTGLELPTTAILDIREFSIPVKIADLVEAVKGEVAANKDMLDKEIYGYTVVDSIQAILEMSSEEFLKLYGWTTERALVFTKVSTGRSPMIAVRVQGLKPAVVVLHGVKKLDELAVKLAEKEKIPLVISKAENEGELITNLRKLAEKKEGD from the coding sequence ATGCTAGACAAGGAAAAAGAGGTACTGGCAAGAAGGATTGCAGGGGAGATAACGCTCTCCTCCGACCCGGGGAAGACGATGAGAAAATGGCGCGAGATATTCGGGATAAGTCAGACGGAACTCGCAGACCACTTAGGCGTATCGTCCTCGGTTATCAGCGACTACGAGGGCGGAAGAAGGAAAAGCCCCGGTGCGACGACCATAAAGAAGTTCGTGGAGGCCCTTCTTGCAATCGACGAGAGCCGTGGAGGCAGCGTGATAAAAGCATTCAGCAGGACAACGGGGCTGGAGCTACCGACCACTGCGATACTGGACATAAGGGAGTTCTCGATACCCGTGAAGATAGCGGACCTCGTGGAGGCAGTTAAAGGGGAAGTAGCGGCCAACAAGGATATGCTGGACAAGGAGATATACGGATACACCGTCGTTGACAGCATTCAGGCCATCCTGGAGATGAGCAGCGAGGAGTTCCTCAAACTCTACGGATGGACAACGGAGAGGGCTCTGGTCTTCACCAAGGTCAGTACCGGGAGGAGCCCTATGATAGCAGTGCGCGTCCAGGGGCTCAAACCGGCCGTTGTCGTCCTTCATGGGGTCAAGAAGCTCGATGAACTGGCGGTTAAGCTGGCGGAGAAAGAGAAGATACCCCTTGTAATCTCAAAGGCAGAGAACGAAGGTGAGCTCATAACGAACCTAAGGAAGCTCGCGGAGAAAAAGGAAGGGGATTAA